CCTCTGAGgaacaaacaaatatacatacattcacATTGAGAGTTTGAATCTCGATTTTTCGGAGTGCGAAGAAGTCCTTTGTTGCTTTCCCGAACCCTTAAATGAAGACAAAATCCGTTCTCAGGTCGATAGGAGAAAACGTTGTTAATTGGACTACTTTAGACGTCTACATTAGACCCTATAATGTATATAATCTATACCTATGTTTTtgatgtgtatacatacacatgcgCTCTCTATGTATATGGTTAATTCGGCGTGGTTTTTGTTGTTCTCGTTCTGGTTGCATTTCTGTTTGGGGACCTCCTTACTCCATGTTTTGACGTGTGCGTTGTACAAAGGATGTATAGGATTCATGTACTGGGATGATACATTGTAcatggcttttttgtgtgtgtagtcTTGGATGTTAAAACCAGAGGCTGTGTATGTCTCTCTGTATGTGTTCTCTATCCATAACATATGTACACGGAAATGCATTCCTGTATAAACGGTTCCTTCGCTGGGcttcttttcttccccttctctgtAAATAACTCTGGATTTAGGGAAATgtaagttgcttttaaaataacaCAACAAGCAAAAGGGTTGGGGTCTTTAAAACCCGCCAGAATTTTAATTTGGACCACAAAGAGGAGGTCTGTCcatgtttggtccaaatccatcaaacCATATTTGAGCCTTTAAggaacaaacatatatacatttcTTTGATTTCACTCACCTTTCTATTTCTATACTGCCCCCTTGTGGTTGCCCCTGAAAGTGCCACATACATTCCCGTGTATTCGTTTTAACAGTCCTACCACGACCGGGGGTTGATTTTATTTGCGTCGAAAACCCaccaatattttaattttgaccACAAAGAGGATGTCTgcccaagtttggtcccgatgcATCAAACCGTGTATGAGCCTTTGAggaacaaacatatatacatattttgctTTCATGTCGCCTTTCTCTATGCTGCCCCCTTGTGGTTGCCCCTGAAAGTGCCACATACATTCATTCCTGTGTATTCGTTTTGACGGTCCTACTACCACCGGGGGTTGATTTTATTTGCGTCGAAAACCCaccaatattttaattttgaccACAAAGAGGATGTttgtccaagtttggtccagatgcatcaACCCATGTATGAGCCTTTGAGgaacaaacatatatacaaatCTTCCATTTGCCATCTCTCGCTTTGATGTTGCTGTTCTATCTCtatgctgccctcttgtggttgcccCTGAaagtgccacatacatacattccTGTGTATTCGTTTTGACGGTCCTACCACCACCTAGGGTTAATTTTATTTGCAtcgaaaacccaccagtattttaatttGGATTGTGACGAAGATGTctgtccaagtttggtccagatccatcaaaccaTGTTCGAGCCTTTGAGGAACAAACATTTATACAAATCTTCCATTTGCCATCTCTCGCTTTGATGTCGCTGTTCTATCTCtatgctgccctcttgtggttgcctcTGAGAGTGCCGCACAAATTCATGTATTCGTGTTGAGGGTCCTACCACCACCCAGGGTTGATCTTATTTGCCTCGAAAACACaccaatattttaattttgaccACAAAGAAGATGTctgtccaagtttggtccagatccatcaaaccaTGTTTGAGCCTTTGAggaacaaacatatatacatatatttgatGTCACTCACCTTTCTgtctatactgccctcttgtggttgcctcTGAAAGTGCTGCATACATACATTCCCATGTATTCGTTTTGATGGTCCTACCACCACCCAAGGTTGATGTTATTTGCCTCGAAAACCCACCAATATTTTAATTTCGACCACAAAGAAGATGTTTgtccaagtttgatccagatccatgaAACCGTGTAGGAGCCTCTGAGGAACAaacttacatacatatatacgtaAAAATTCACTTTTGAGAATTACGACCTCATTGGTGTCAATGGGAAGATGTTTCGCCATATATAAAAATTAGGAACGGGCCAAAATAATGGACGTGGCAGGCAATATTCGGAGAAGCAAATGcatttctttcattgtttttcccAGTGTAATTTATTACCAAGCGCTTATTTAAGACAGATGTCTGTGTGTTTCCTCCTcgaggtttattttattttttgggcaGACAATAGCCAATAAAATAGGACCGTGAAATCGTTTTGGGGTTGTGCCTTTTCTTCCCTGGTTGGTTCTTTATCTTCATGATGtagtggtagtaataataataatttaaagtatttttgatttttttgtgcCAGTTGCTTGAGTCTAGTAcgtagtaatcataataatataataataataatttaaagtattatttgattttttttgtgccagttgcttgagtctggtacatagtagtaataataataataataataataataataataataataataataataataatttatttgatttttcgTGCCAGTTGTTTGAgttttgtagtagtagtaataataataatttaaagtattatttttctttttcttccagttgcttgagtatagtagtagtagaagtagtaataataataataataataatttaaagtattattttttatttttcttccagttgcttgagtatagtagtagtagtaataataataataataataataagtattatttctttgattttttgtgCCAGTTGCttgaatatagtaataataataataataataataataatttaaaatattattactttGATTTTTTGTGCCAGTTGCTTAAGTCTAGtatcagtagtaataataatataaagtattatttctttgattttttgtgccagttgcttgagtctagtagtagtaatcataataataatataaagtattACTACTTTGTTTTTTTGTGCCAGTTGCTTAagtctagtaataataataataataataataataataataataataatttaaaacattactGCTTTGATTTTTTGTGCCAGTTGCTTAagtctagtagtagtagtaataataataataataagtattatttctttgattttttgtgccagttgcttgagtctagtaatagtagtagtagtaataataataataataataataataatttaaaatattactaCTTTGATTTTTTGTGCCAGTTGCTTAAgtctagtaataatagtaataataataatataaagtattacttctttgatttttttgtgcCAGTAGCTtgaatatagtagtagtagtagtactagtaataataataataataataataataatataaagtattatttctttgatttgttttgtgcCAGTTGTTTGAGtcggtagtagtagtaataataataataataataataatttaaaatattattacttGGATTTTTTGTGCCAGTTGCTTAAGTctagtaataatcataataataatttaaaatattatttctttgatttttttgtgcCAGTTGTTTGAGTCtaggagtagtagtagtaataataataataatttaaaatattatttctttgatttttttgtgcCAATTGCTCGAGtctagtaatagtagtagtaataatattaatgacaACAACATCATTCCACTTGAGGAACCAACAGGTTTCCTCCGACTGttggttcttcctttttcttcccgaCCGCACCGTCCCGAAATTGCCCAAATTTCTCCGTCTGGAGCCTTGAGCAAGGACTTCCTCTCCGTCCGAAGAGGAAGAAGTTGTTTTACAACGTCAACGTTCGCTCGGGAAGGTCGATCCAGTTCCTCGCTCTTCTTGGATCCAGAACGAGGATGGAAACTCCGGCGAGAAgagcccttctcttgctccaagCAggtaaatatttaatatatttaatatcaaCGCAGGCACAAGACTCCCTTTTGTAAATGGTTCGACGCAGGCACAAGACTCCCTTTTGTAAAAGGCTCGACGCAGGCACAAGACTCCCTTTtgttttcggattattattattattcgataTAAGTTTCATAATATGGTGTATATAACTTGACCTTCAGGTGTATATGGTTGGTAGAGTCGATATattcttgtctgtctgtcttcctcTTCCAACGGTTTCCTTGCATCACACAACCGTTTCCCATTTTGAGTGTTCTGCGTCTGAAGCAACCAGGGTGACACTGCAAATGAATGGTCTCGTTTTTGTTGTACAACCAACTACCCTGAAgggagagggatataaatataaatatatagaataGAGAAGACATGGATGGATGGAActgtggagagatggatggacagatagatcaatggatagatggatggatagatggatagatagatagatcaatggatggatggatggaactgtggatggatggatagatagatggacagataaatCGATGGATGGAActgtggagagatggatggatagatagatcaatgaaaagatggatggatagatagatggatcaatggatagatggatggatagatggatcaatgaaaagatggatggatagatggatggaactggatagatggatggatagatcaatgaattgatggatggacagatagatcaatgaatcaatggatggatggatggaactggatagatagatcaatggatagatggatggatggaactgtggatagatggatggacagatagatcaatgaatggatggatggatggatagatagatcaatgaatggattgatggatggatagatcaatggatggatggatggaactggatagatggatggacagatagatcaatggatggatggatggatagatagatcaatgaatggatggatggatagatcaatggatggatggatagatggatggataggtagatcaATGaatcggatggatggatggatggatggatggatggatggaactgtggatggatggacagatagatcaatgaatcgattgatggatggatagatagatcaatgaatggatgggtggatagatcaATGaatcggatggatggatggatggatggatggatggatggaactgTGGATAGATCAATGaatcggatggatggatggatggatggatggaactgtggatagatggatggacagatagatcaatgaatcgattgattgatggatggatagatagatcaatggatggatgaatagatcaATGGATAGATGGACGGACGGATAAATCAATGGATgtgcagatggatggatggacctgtagatggatggatggatggacagatagatcaatgaaacaatggatggatggatagatcaatggatagatggatggatggatggatggatagatcaatggatagatggatggatggattgatagatcaatggatagatggattgatagatcaatggatggatggatagatagatcaatggatggatggatagatagatggatggatagatcaatgaattgatggatggacagatagatcaatgaatcaatggatggatggatggaactggatagatagatcaatggatagatggatggatggaactgtggatagatggatggacagatagatcaatgaatggatggatggatggatagatagatcaatgaatggattgatggatggatagatcaatggatggatggatggattgaactggatagatggatggatagatagatcaatggatggatggatggatagatagatcaatgaatggatggatggatagatcaatggatggatggatagatggatggataggtagatcaATGaatcggatggatggatggatggatggaactgtggatagatggatggacagatagatcaatgaatggatggatggatggatagatagatcaatgaatggattgatggatggatagatcaatggatggatggatggaactggatagatggatggacagatagatcaatggatggatggatggatagatagatcaatgaatggatggatggatagatcaatggatggatggatagatggatggataggtagatcaATGaatcggatggatggatggatggatggatggaactgtggatagatggatggacagatagatcaatgaatcaattgatggatggatagatagatcaatgaatggatgggtggatagatcaATGaatcggatggatggatggatggatggatggaactgTGGATAGATCAATGaatcggatggatggatggatggatggatggatggaactgtggatagatggatggacagatagatcaatgaatcgattgattgatggatggatagatagatcaatggatggatgaatagatcaATGGATAGATGGACGGACGGATAAATCAATGGAtgtacagatggatggatggacctgtagatggatggatggatggacagatagatcaatgaaacaatggatggatggatagatcaatggatagatggatggatggatggatagatcaatcgatagacggatggatggattgatagatcaatggatagatggattgatagatcaatggatggatggatagatagatcaatggatggatggatagatagatggatagatagatcaatgaatggattgatggatggatagatcaatggatggatggatggaactggatagatggatggatagatagatcaatgaatggattgatggattgatagatcaatggatggatggatggatagatcaatggatggatggatggatgtatagatagatagatcaatgaatggatggatggatagatcaatggatggatggatagatggatggataggtagatagatcaatgaatcggatggatggatggatggaactgtggatagatggatggacagatagatcaatgaatcgattgatggatggatagatagatcaatgaatggatggatggatagatcaatggatggatggatggatggaactggatagatggatggataggtagatagatcaatgaatcggatggatggatggaactgtggatagatggatggacagatagatcaatgaatcgattgatggatggatagatagatcaatgaatggatggatggatagatcaatggatggatggatggatggaactggatagatggatggataggtagatagatcaatgaatcggatggatggatggatggaactgtggatagatggatggacagatagatcaatgaatcgattgatggatggatagatagatcaatgaatggatggatggatagatcaatggatggatggatggatggaactggatagatggatggataggtagatagatcaatgaatcggatggatggatggatggaactgtggatagatggatggacagatagatcaatgaatcgattgatggatggatagatagatcaatgaatggttggatggatagatcaatggatggatggatggatggaactggatagatggatggataggtagatagatcaATGAAtcggatgaatggatggatggaactgtggatagatggatggacagatagatcaatgaatcgattgatggatggatggatagatcaatggatggatggatggattgatagatcaatggatggatggatggatggatggatggaactgtggatagatagatggatggacagatagatcaatgaaTCAATGGATGGAactgtggatagatagatggatagacagatagatcaatggatggatggatggaactggggatagatagatagatggatggacagatagatcaatgaattaatggatggatggatggatagatctatgaatagatggatggatggatagatggatagaactgtggatagatggatggacgtatagatcaatggatggatgaatggatggatggatggaactggatagatggatggatagatagatcaataaatcgattgatggatggatagatagatcagtggatggatggatgaatggatagatagatcaatgaatagatggatggatagattgatggatggatggatagatagatcaatggatagatggatggatagatcaaaggatagatagatagatcaaaggatggatagatagatcaatggatggatagatagatcaatggatggatggaactggatagatggatggacagatagatcaatggatagatggatggatggatggatcaatgaatagatggatggatagaactggatagatggatggatagatagataaatgaatagatggatggacctgtggatagatggatggacaggtagatcaatggatggatggatagataaatgaatagatggatggatggatggatctgtggatagatggatggatagatgggtagATAGGAcaatggacggatggatggatcaaTGGGTGGATGCATGTGTAGATGACCTTCTCTCCTTCCCCGCCAGGCCTGTGCTTTGCCTCCTTTGCTGTGGGGAGCCGGGTCATCGGTGGCCAGGAAGCCAGGCCGCACTCGTGGCCCTTCATGGCCTCCATCCAGCTCAACGGGGAGAACTTCTGTGGCGGAGTCTTGGTCCAGCGCCGGTGGGTCCTGACCGCTGCTCACTGCCTGATTCCCCGGTACGTCGGAGCGAGAAAAGCGCCTCTGCGGGTGGCGTTGTAGGATGTGTGGCTGTGTAAACACATGCGTACTGTTTGTGACAGGTTGCCCATGGTGCGCGTGGTGCTGGGCGCCCACAACCTCACGGCGCCCGAGGCCTCCCAGCAAGTCTTCAGCATCCAGGCCTCGGTGGCCCACCAGCGCTACGACCCCGTCACGGTCCAGAACGATATCCGCCTGCTCAAGGTACGGACCGGGAACcggaagtttggtccagagctctctggataagggtaggaaagggttaagggagaggtggTGGGCGAggacatgcaaattaaggaaccctggggtgACCATTCTGGAGTGAAAATAACATCTAGGACAAAATTGTCACCGATCAATTTAGCTGTCAATCACCTTCAaaagaaagggtaggaaagggttaagggagaggcagtgggtggggcaatccaaattaaggaaccctgggatgtccattctggagggaaAACAATATCTAGGGAAAATTGTCGCCGATCAATTTCTTTGTTAAtttccataggaaagggtaggaaagggttaagggagagtcagtgggcagggccatgcaaattaaggaaccctgtgGTTTCCATTCTGGAGGGAAAAACAACATCAAGGACAAAATTGTCATGGATCAATTTAGCTGTCAAGCACCTTCAgaagaaagggtaggaaagggttaagggagaggcagtgggcggggccgtgcaaattaaggaaccttgggatgtccattctggagggaaAAACAACAACTAGGACAAAATCGTCACCGATCAATTTAGCTATCAATCTCCTTAAaaagaaagggtaggaaagggttaagggagaggcggtGGGCGGGaccatgcaaattaaggaaccctgggatgtccattctggagggaaAACaatatctaggatgaaattgtcactGATCAATTCCTTTGTGAACTGTGTACcctaggaaagggtaggaaagggttaagggagagtccAACTTTTGCTCTTCTTCTCCCAGTTGAACCAGTCTGCCCGTTTCACCCGCGAGGTCCAGCGAGTCCGGCTCCCACGGAAAAACAGCCGCCTCCGCCCCGGCTCCGCCTGCAAAGTGGCCGGCTGGGGGGACACCTCGAACTTCGGGACCTTCCCCTCCACGCTGATGGAGGCCAACGTGACAGTGATTGACAGGAGCGCCTGCAACACAACCTGGGCCGGCCGCGTCCACGGCAAGATGCTCTGCGCCTCCCACAGCAGCCCCACTCTGCGCGGATTCTGCTCCGTGAGaaatctatgattattattatcatcatcattattaatatcattattattatcatatcattattatcattattattattattgtcattgttattgtcattactatcattattatatcattattattattgtcattgttattatcattatcattattattaacattgtcattattattatcattattaatattatcatcatcctTATTATCATTATcgttattgtcattgttattatcattattattataattatcatcGTCATTATCATTCTTAttgtctttgttattattattatcattatcattatcatcgtcattattatcattcttattgtcattgttatcattattattatcattattcttgtcattgttatcattattatcatcatcattatcattatgtcattattattatacttactgtcattgttatcattattatcatcattataatcattatcattattatcatcattattattatcattattcttattgtcattattattattatcatctttataatcatcatcattattatcatcattgttattatcattattcttattgtcattgttatcattatcatcatcatcattatcatcgtcattatcattattattatcattattcttattgtcattgttatcattattatcatcatcattatcatcgtcattatcattattattatcattattcttattgtcattgttattattatcatcatcattatcattatcgtcattatcattattattatcattatcatcattatcattatcatcatcatcatcattattatcatcatcattatcattatcatcgtcattatcattattattatcattatcatcatcgttattattatcattatcgtcattatcattattactgtcagtgttattaccatcatcattatcattatcatcatcattattatcattattcttattgtcattgttatcattatcatcatcattagcattagcattattatcatcattattaacattattgtcattatcattatcatcatcatcatcattattattatcactatcgtTATTatgatcattatcattattattattatcactattattttcattattattatgattataatcattattgttattattaccattattattattattattattattgtgttgtcgaagtctttcatgaccagaatcgctggcttgctgtgagttttctgggctgtctgtccatgtcccggaagcattctctcctgacgttttgcctgcccTATGTTTGCTTTGCGCCCCTGTTTTCGTACAACTTGCTTTGCCGTCCTTCTCGTCATTGTCGGGTGAGTGTCATtgtggccgagagagtgtgaccccCCACCCCAAAGCCACCCCGTGTTTTCCGTGGCTCTGAACCCACAGCATTctcctctttttctgtttctaGGGGGACTCCGGGGGCCCCCTTGTGTGCGGGGCCCGTGCCCACGGCGTGGTCTCCTTCAACGGGAGGAGGTGCGGGGACCGCCGGCGCCCCGACGTCTACACTCAGGTCTCAAACTACATCTCTTGGATCCGGGGTGTCATCCGGACGGTCTGATCGCCCGTGGTTTTGGGGGTCCTTTGGGATGGGAAATGCTGTAAAACCCTGGATTAAAATAATACACATCTCTGCCAGGCTCTGTGTCTCTGTCATGTTCTGCTCTTCCctttataacgactgccaccaatttgtaaccgactcaaaatgaccaattgagtctccttgatcccatcgacctggaatcaatcttccctgtgcctcatcagagcacagactacattaaataagtcaccaaacttatttaaaaccgactcaaaatgaacaattgagtctccttgatcccgtcaacctggaatcaatcttccctgtgcctcatcagagcacagactacattaaataagtcaccaaacttatttaaaactgactcaaaatgaacagttgagtctccttgatcccatcaacctggaatcaatcttccctgtgcctcatcagagcacagactacattaaataagtcaccaaacttatttaaaaccgactcaaaatgaacaattgagtctccttgatcccatcaacctggaatcaatcttccctgtgcctcatcagagcacagactacattaaataagtcaccaaacttatttaaacacgactcaaaatgaac
This genomic window from Anolis carolinensis isolate JA03-04 unplaced genomic scaffold, rAnoCar3.1.pri scaffold_7, whole genome shotgun sequence contains:
- the LOC134293283 gene encoding serine protease 57-like, producing the protein METPARRALLLLQAGLCFASFAVGSRVIGGQEARPHSWPFMASIQLNGENFCGGVLVQRRWVLTAAHCLIPRLPMVRVVLGAHNLTAPEASQQVFSIQASVAHQRYDPVTVQNDIRLLKLNQSARFTREVQRVRLPRKNSRLRPGSACKVAGWGDTSNFGTFPSTLMEANVTVIDRSACNTTWAGRVHGKMLCASHSSPTLRGFCSGDSGGPLVCGARAHGVVSFNGRRCGDRRRPDVYTQVSNYISWIRGVIRTV